Part of the Roseomonas sp. OT10 genome, GTCGAGCATCATGGCATCGTCGAAGCCCTCCGCCTCCGCCTGATGCTTGGACAGGGTGCCGATCATGTACAGGCCGGTGGCCTTGGAGGCGGTCGGCGCCGTGTCCGGGGCCGGACGGCGCCACCGGGCCATGCTCAGGCGGATGCCCTTCATCCGGTTCTCGCCGAACAGGTTCGGCCAGCCCCAGCAGGCGATGGCGAGGTGGATCCGCGTGTGCTGGGCGGAGACGGCCAGCATCTCCGACCCGCGATAGGCGATGGGGCGGACATAGGCCTCGGCATGGCCGTTGCGCCGCACCGTCTCGATGCAGGCGGCGTCGATCTCGTCGGCCGTATAGGGGATCTCGAAGCCCAGGAGGCGGCCGGACCGGATCAGCCGCTCGGTGTGCTCGCGCAGCTTGAAGATATTCCCGGCGTAGCAGCGTTCGCCCTCGAAGACTCCGGATGCATAGTGCAGCCCATGGGTCAGGACATGCGTCTTCGCCTCCCGCCAGGGGAGGAAGGCGCCATCCATCCAGATCCACCCATCCCGATCGTCGAAGGGCATCACAGCCATGATCGAAAACTCCAAATGGATTTTTACGAAATAATATTGCTTGATAGGCCGGAGGCTAGACCGATCGCGCATTTTACGTCAACAAAGCTGACCCAACAGGGAGACATGCCGGCCATGCCCGAA contains:
- a CDS encoding branched-chain amino acid aminotransferase, with protein sequence MAVMPFDDRDGWIWMDGAFLPWREAKTHVLTHGLHYASGVFEGERCYAGNIFKLREHTERLIRSGRLLGFEIPYTADEIDAACIETVRRNGHAEAYVRPIAYRGSEMLAVSAQHTRIHLAIACWGWPNLFGENRMKGIRLSMARWRRPAPDTAPTASKATGLYMIGTLSKHQAEAEGFDDAMMLDHKGDVAEATGANAFFVFDGEVHTPTPVCFLDGITRRTVMRLARNRQMKVVERTIRAEELPKASEVFLAGTAAEVTPVRAIGEHGYTPARITETLIADYEALVRMSPAEVARLSA